From Paenibacillus sp. FSL H8-0537:
AAACCGTATCATCCAACGGTAGATATGCTCCAGCTACATCGGACAGAAGAGAGAGAGTGGGAGCAGGCGGATCTTCACATATCTATTCATTCCGACCAATTGAAGGTTCTATCTATTGCTGTCTTTAATCCCAATCGTGGAGAGCTAGAGCCTTGGCAGAACGAACAAGCTTGCTTTCCGATCTTTTACGAGACGCAAACCTACAATTTATTGGTTGAGAAGAAAGAGGATATAGACTTATCTTTTTACCATGAAAATTATTCGTTGCGCGAGGCGGTATTGCCGAAGGGAAAGCGGGTTCTGTCAGGGAACTTGAATTTTGGGAATGAGGTCGGATTTTCAGAGCTGGAATTACGGTCAAGCGCTTCATCTCTGTTGAGGATTAGGTTGGAGGTTTTCCCTGTGAAGATGGATTACAAGAGGGATTATCAGGTCATTCTTCAAGATGTTAATCACCAGATTCATAACCTGACCTTTGATTTCCTGCGCAAAACATATCAACTAACGGGCCTGAAAGAGACGAAGCAGCAAAGTTCAACAGAATATTTTACGATATTACGCTATCTTTTTGACCAACTTATAAAAGCTGTTCAACGTATAGAAGGATCCCCTCATACGCAAATGCATCAGAGTCAACGCATTGTCCCGGCCGATAGGGCAAAGAAAATCAATAACAAAACCTTACATTACTTGAGTAAATATCCGCAGCAACTGGTCAAAGATCCCGCTAACGGAATGATTCGAGTCAGAGGCGAAAAATTTGTTCCAAAGCATGTGTTGGATACTCGAAGAGTCGTTAATTATGATACGCAGGAAAATCGATTCGTTCGATGGGTGTTCCTCCGTATTGAGCGGAAGCTGAAAGACTTGTGGCAGTTACTAAAGGACCAGAAAAGACTAGAGGACCCTTTGTTGGCTCAGACGATGACCCGTATGCAGAAGGAAGTTCGAAGGGTGCTTCAGTTTGATTTTTTACAAGTGGGAACTATGAAGCAAATGTCCGTTTCCTTAGTGATGCAGATGGCCCCAGGTTATCGAGAAGTATACAAGTACTACCTCATGCTGCTCAAAGGCCTCATCATCCAGGATGACTTATTCCAGTTGTCTTTGAAGGATTTAGCCACTCTTTATGAATACTGGTGCTTCCTTAAGATACATCAGTTGCTAAGTAACAAGTATGTGTTGGTCAGGCAAGACATCATAAAGTTGGATTATAGTGGGATTTTTGTTAAGCTTAAGAAATCTGCCGCGTCGACGGTGACTTACCGCAACCCGAAAAACGGAGAAATTTTTAAGCTGTTTTACAA
This genomic window contains:
- a CDS encoding restriction endonuclease-like protein encodes the protein MMTDTLHFGSLKKSVILLHIETNLFDLYLEGKPYHPTVDMLQLHRTEEREWEQADLHISIHSDQLKVLSIAVFNPNRGELEPWQNEQACFPIFYETQTYNLLVEKKEDIDLSFYHENYSLREAVLPKGKRVLSGNLNFGNEVGFSELELRSSASSLLRIRLEVFPVKMDYKRDYQVILQDVNHQIHNLTFDFLRKTYQLTGLKETKQQSSTEYFTILRYLFDQLIKAVQRIEGSPHTQMHQSQRIVPADRAKKINNKTLHYLSKYPQQLVKDPANGMIRVRGEKFVPKHVLDTRRVVNYDTQENRFVRWVFLRIERKLKDLWQLLKDQKRLEDPLLAQTMTRMQKEVRRVLQFDFLQVGTMKQMSVSLVMQMAPGYREVYKYYLMLLKGLIIQDDLFQLSLKDLATLYEYWCFLKIHQLLSNKYVLVRQDIIKLDYSGIFVKLKKSAASTVTYRNPKNGEIFKLFYNQALRGPTLTQKPDNVLTLRKMETSTEYKYVFDAKYRLNPAEPGTPYYANYGGLPGPEEEDINTMHRYRDAIVHAEKDSEQFERMMFGAYVLFPYPDEKIYKEHRLYKSIRAVNVGAFPFLPGSTKLLEEFLDEIILDSPENAYERAVRPKGSKEYYDNKYSGKNVLVGCMSREEQLEVALKHNFYHTPLENITNHKILTQLEYVALYQSKKFFDKTNEIVGVRYYGRIRDWKIMKRGEITVIPSKNNPPDKLYIVFEIEDWETRKKNILPGGHGVRSIAFTSKYIFDRALEIAELKLENEEELLLWREARRRGRVKVRLDHAHIDDAKKVMSVKLEENNQ